One Hydrogenophaga crassostreae genomic region harbors:
- a CDS encoding YggS family pyridoxal phosphate-dependent enzyme: protein MTDQHAPRPAPLTPPTRHDQHGRYPKATSVNDFVHNLAMVRSRIESACLSVGRSASSVRLLPVSKTVDEASIRLSYAAGCRMLGENKVQEAHRKWQDMADLSDLRWSVIGHLQTNKAKLVAHFAAEFHALDSLRLAQALDRHLQAEGRSLDVFVQVNTSGEASKYGLAPDDVASFLRDLSAFSALRVRGLMTLAVMSGEADRVRPCFARLRQLRDRLRQELPEGMALDELSMGMSGDYEIAIQEGATVVRVGQAIYGARALPDSFYWPVTSP from the coding sequence ATGACCGATCAACATGCCCCCAGGCCCGCGCCGCTGACCCCGCCAACCCGGCACGATCAACACGGTCGCTACCCCAAAGCCACGTCGGTGAACGACTTCGTGCACAACCTGGCCATGGTTCGGTCCCGTATCGAAAGCGCCTGTCTTTCCGTCGGCCGTAGTGCATCCAGCGTGCGGCTGCTGCCGGTCAGCAAAACGGTCGACGAGGCCAGCATCCGGCTCTCGTACGCAGCGGGTTGCCGCATGCTGGGCGAAAACAAGGTGCAGGAGGCGCACCGGAAATGGCAAGACATGGCCGATCTGAGCGACCTGCGCTGGTCGGTGATTGGCCATCTGCAAACCAACAAAGCCAAGCTGGTGGCGCACTTCGCCGCCGAGTTTCACGCGCTCGACAGCCTGCGTCTGGCACAGGCCCTGGACCGGCACTTGCAGGCCGAGGGTCGCTCGCTGGATGTGTTCGTGCAGGTCAACACCTCGGGTGAAGCGAGCAAGTACGGACTGGCGCCCGACGATGTCGCGTCCTTTCTGCGCGACCTGTCGGCGTTTTCTGCCTTGAGGGTGCGGGGCCTCATGACACTGGCAGTGATGTCGGGCGAAGCCGACCGGGTGCGGCCCTGCTTCGCCCGTCTGCGCCAGTTGCGGGATCGCCTGCGTCAGGAGCTGCCCGAGGGCATGGCGCTGGATGAGCTGTCCATGGGCATGTCGGGCGACTACGAGATCGCGATTCAGGAGGGCGCCACCGTGGTGCGGGTCGGGCAGGCCATCTACGGCGCCCGCGCGCTACCGGACAGTTTCTACTGGCCGGTCACGAGCCCTTGA
- a CDS encoding cytochrome P450, producing the protein MTANHQPDWNPRDPDVLDDQLAAYDAMRLRCPVAHSEYLWWSLFRHADVMRVLKDHETFSNAASNHLSIPNAMDPPEHTGYRRIIEAYFTPEHMDAFEPVCQAIGDTLVAQLPRGEAFDLMTECARPFALRIQCAFMGWPDSLHEPLGQWVAKNHRATRAGDRSAMAQIALEFDGHIKQQLVLRRDAGEQAPGDVTTRLLHERINGRPLSDEEIVSIVRNWTVGELGTIAASVGILVHHLASHPALQKQLRLQPGDLPAAIDEILRIHPPLIANRRITTCPVDIGGQHLEAGERVTLIWGSANRDEAVFGDPDAFDPEHNAANNLLYGAGVHVCPGAPLARLELHLLMRALLANTREMALNAGQAPLRASFPASGFTALPVRLL; encoded by the coding sequence ATGACCGCAAACCACCAACCCGACTGGAACCCCAGGGACCCCGATGTGCTCGATGACCAACTGGCCGCGTACGACGCGATGCGCCTGCGGTGTCCAGTGGCCCACAGCGAGTATTTGTGGTGGTCGCTGTTCCGTCACGCGGATGTGATGCGCGTGCTGAAAGACCACGAAACCTTCAGCAACGCCGCCTCCAACCACCTCTCGATTCCCAATGCGATGGATCCGCCAGAACACACAGGCTACCGCCGCATCATCGAGGCATACTTCACGCCGGAGCACATGGATGCGTTTGAACCTGTGTGCCAGGCGATTGGCGACACGCTGGTCGCCCAGTTGCCCCGGGGCGAGGCCTTCGACCTGATGACCGAATGTGCACGGCCGTTTGCGCTGCGCATCCAGTGTGCCTTCATGGGCTGGCCCGACAGCCTGCATGAGCCCCTGGGCCAATGGGTCGCCAAGAACCACCGCGCCACGCGGGCGGGCGACCGGTCGGCGATGGCCCAGATCGCCCTGGAGTTCGACGGGCATATCAAACAGCAACTGGTGTTGCGGCGCGATGCGGGGGAACAGGCGCCCGGCGACGTGACCACCCGGCTGCTGCACGAGCGCATCAACGGCAGGCCTCTGAGTGACGAGGAAATTGTGAGCATCGTGCGCAACTGGACGGTCGGGGAACTGGGCACCATCGCCGCCAGCGTGGGCATTCTCGTGCACCATCTGGCCAGCCATCCTGCGCTGCAGAAACAGCTGAGACTGCAACCCGGCGATCTGCCGGCCGCCATTGACGAAATACTGCGCATTCATCCACCGCTGATCGCCAACCGGCGCATCACAACCTGCCCGGTTGACATCGGTGGGCAGCATCTGGAGGCGGGCGAACGTGTGACCCTGATCTGGGGGAGCGCCAACCGCGATGAAGCCGTGTTTGGCGATCCCGATGCCTTTGACCCCGAGCACAACGCGGCCAACAACCTGCTGTACGGTGCCGGCGTGCATGTCTGCCCGGGGGCGCCGCTGGCGAGACTCGAACTGCACTTGCTGATGCGGGCGCTGTTGGCGAACACGCGCGAGATGGCGCTGAATGCGGGTCAGGCACCGCTGCGGGCGAGCTTCCCCGCCAGTGGTTTCACTGCGTTACCGGTACGCCTGCTGTAG
- a CDS encoding PAS domain-containing protein, which produces MSTQTADSWTLGDAIVEHIAEAVIYADREGRIQRWNTGAVQVFGFSAADAIGQTLDLMIPAPLRAAHWRGFQAAMNGGALRLNGHATLTRGLHQSGRKLYIEMSFALVHDAADQVLGSVAVARDVTDRVEREKAARAATSPAR; this is translated from the coding sequence ATGTCAACCCAGACAGCCGACAGCTGGACACTGGGCGACGCGATCGTTGAACACATCGCCGAAGCCGTGATTTATGCCGACCGCGAAGGACGTATCCAGCGCTGGAACACAGGTGCGGTTCAGGTGTTCGGCTTCAGTGCCGCCGATGCCATCGGGCAAACCCTGGACCTGATGATCCCCGCGCCCTTGCGCGCCGCCCATTGGCGCGGCTTCCAGGCGGCGATGAACGGCGGCGCACTGCGGCTGAATGGCCACGCCACGCTGACCCGCGGCTTGCACCAGTCGGGCCGCAAGCTGTACATCGAGATGAGCTTTGCCCTGGTCCACGACGCCGCCGATCAGGTGCTGGGTTCGGTGGCTGTGGCGCGCGATGTGACCGATCGCGTCGAGCGCGAGAAGGCAGCACGCGCCGCCACCAGCCCGGCCCGCTGA
- a CDS encoding metallophosphoesterase, which yields MKIALMSDLHLSVQTMPAPNLDADVVVLAGDLHRPAGAIEWARQFGDKPTLYVAGNHEFYGGDLVGTMQALRSQAQGSSVRVLENDVWFHKGVRFLGCTLWSDYRLFDSAEQREKGLQQASAMVRDFARIRVSPDFDELFTPAVSQLLFDRSVAWLESQFAMTHAGPTVVITHFAPARGSIAPQFLGSALNACFVSDLEAQIQRWQPELWLHGHVHHSCDYHLGRTRVLANPRGYAPKGEVENKRFDAALIIDLT from the coding sequence ATGAAAATTGCCCTGATGTCCGATCTGCACCTCTCGGTGCAAACCATGCCCGCGCCAAACCTCGATGCCGATGTGGTGGTGCTCGCCGGCGACCTGCACCGTCCGGCCGGAGCCATCGAGTGGGCGCGGCAGTTCGGTGACAAGCCCACGCTCTACGTCGCCGGCAACCACGAGTTCTATGGTGGTGATCTGGTCGGCACCATGCAGGCGCTGCGCAGCCAGGCCCAAGGCAGTTCGGTGCGCGTGCTGGAAAACGATGTCTGGTTTCACAAGGGCGTTCGTTTTCTGGGCTGCACGCTGTGGTCCGACTACCGCTTGTTCGATTCAGCAGAGCAGCGCGAGAAAGGCCTGCAACAGGCCAGTGCGATGGTGCGCGACTTTGCCCGCATCCGTGTCTCACCCGACTTCGACGAGCTGTTCACACCCGCCGTGTCGCAACTGCTGTTTGACCGCTCGGTGGCCTGGCTGGAAAGCCAGTTCGCCATGACGCATGCTGGGCCCACCGTGGTCATCACCCATTTCGCACCGGCCCGCGGCAGCATCGCGCCCCAGTTTCTCGGCTCCGCACTGAACGCCTGTTTTGTCTCCGATCTGGAGGCGCAGATTCAGCGTTGGCAACCCGAGCTGTGGTTGCACGGTCATGTGCACCACAGTTGTGACTACCACCTTGGCCGCACACGGGTGCTTGCCAACCCGCGTGGTTATGCGCCCAAAGGCGAGGTCGAAAACAAACGCTTCGATGCCGCACTGATCATCGATTTGACCTGA
- the fdxA gene encoding ferredoxin FdxA: MTFVVTEGCIRCKYTDCVDVCPVDAFREGPNFLVIDPDECIDCAVCVPECPVAAIFAEEDVPRDQLDFTPLNAELALKWKPITRTKPALPDADDWSEVKDKRDHLER; encoded by the coding sequence ATGACCTTTGTGGTGACCGAGGGCTGCATTCGCTGCAAATACACCGATTGCGTTGACGTCTGCCCGGTCGACGCGTTTCGCGAAGGCCCCAACTTCCTGGTGATCGATCCAGACGAGTGCATCGACTGCGCGGTGTGTGTGCCGGAGTGCCCGGTCGCGGCGATCTTCGCCGAGGAAGACGTGCCCAGGGACCAACTGGACTTCACGCCGCTGAACGCCGAGCTGGCACTCAAGTGGAAGCCGATCACGCGGACCAAGCCCGCTTTGCCCGACGCCGATGACTGGAGCGAGGTAAAGGACAAGCGCGACCACCTGGAGCGTTGA
- a CDS encoding DUF2249 domain-containing protein — protein MNTTTTAAPTVDLRALAPRERHPLVFSTFKALLPGEAMELINDHNPQPLLGQFESGLFGAFNWNLLENGPEQWRVQIVKPLATKPVHGVDSCCGSCGG, from the coding sequence ATGAACACCACCACCACTGCCGCCCCAACCGTTGACCTGCGCGCGCTGGCACCCCGCGAACGCCACCCTCTGGTGTTTTCAACCTTCAAAGCTTTGTTGCCTGGCGAAGCAATGGAGCTGATCAACGATCACAACCCCCAGCCCTTGCTAGGCCAGTTCGAGAGCGGCCTTTTCGGGGCCTTCAACTGGAACCTGCTTGAGAATGGGCCCGAGCAATGGCGGGTGCAGATCGTCAAACCACTGGCGACCAAGCCTGTGCACGGTGTGGACTCCTGCTGTGGCTCCTGCGGCGGCTGA
- a CDS encoding NnrS family protein translates to MSALMIHASPPGKAEAAPPPGWPLLRLGFRPFYMGAAAFALLAIPLWVAIFLGQWQPVMALPPLLWHAHEMLFGFAIAVILGFLLTAVKAWTGLATPRGATLGALALLWLAARVAAVTGPYALYAVLDLALLPLVAAVLTALLLRARNRRNLPLAAMLMLLALANGAFHLTVIGAFDFSALSPLYAALSLIVMIECVIAGRVIPAFTMSATPGLKLNVGLSVERAALALTAVALLLWAVAPASAAWNMVSGLVLSLAAVAHVLRLLQWRPLITRHRPILWILHLAYAWIPLGLALLAAAQFGWVAVSAGVHALAIGATAGLIIGMLTRTARGHTGRPLQVSRPEIAAYVLVMLAAAVRVLLPLAVPQWLPMALVIAAAAWSVAFAIYLFIYAPWLLKTRLDGKDG, encoded by the coding sequence ATGTCCGCTTTGATGATCCACGCCTCGCCACCCGGAAAAGCAGAAGCCGCGCCGCCGCCAGGCTGGCCGCTGCTGCGTCTGGGGTTTCGGCCTTTCTACATGGGAGCGGCGGCGTTCGCGTTGCTGGCCATCCCGCTGTGGGTGGCGATCTTCCTCGGTCAATGGCAGCCCGTGATGGCGCTGCCGCCGTTGCTGTGGCATGCACATGAAATGCTGTTTGGTTTTGCCATCGCTGTCATATTGGGATTCCTGCTGACAGCGGTAAAGGCCTGGACGGGTCTGGCCACGCCGCGCGGTGCCACGTTGGGCGCGCTTGCCCTGTTGTGGCTCGCGGCCCGTGTGGCCGCCGTCACGGGCCCTTACGCGCTGTACGCGGTGCTCGACCTGGCGCTGTTGCCGTTGGTGGCCGCCGTGCTCACGGCGTTGCTGCTGCGTGCCCGCAACCGGCGCAATCTGCCGCTGGCTGCGATGCTGATGCTGCTGGCACTGGCCAATGGGGCCTTTCACCTGACGGTGATCGGCGCTTTCGACTTCTCTGCCCTGAGCCCTCTGTACGCAGCCCTTTCGCTGATCGTGATGATCGAATGCGTGATCGCCGGCCGGGTGATCCCTGCCTTCACCATGAGCGCCACGCCGGGGCTGAAGCTCAATGTGGGCCTGTCGGTCGAACGTGCTGCGCTGGCGCTGACCGCGGTGGCTTTGTTGCTGTGGGCCGTTGCTCCTGCTTCGGCGGCCTGGAACATGGTCAGTGGTCTGGTTCTGTCATTGGCGGCGGTGGCACACGTGTTGCGGTTGCTGCAATGGCGGCCCTTGATCACACGGCACCGTCCGATCTTGTGGATCCTGCACCTGGCCTATGCCTGGATCCCGCTTGGCCTGGCCTTGCTGGCCGCAGCCCAGTTCGGCTGGGTGGCCGTATCAGCCGGCGTGCATGCACTGGCCATAGGCGCTACCGCCGGTCTCATCATCGGCATGCTCACCCGCACCGCGCGCGGCCACACCGGGCGCCCGCTGCAGGTCTCGCGTCCGGAGATCGCGGCCTACGTGCTCGTGATGCTCGCCGCTGCCGTGCGCGTGTTGCTGCCGCTGGCAGTGCCACAGTGGCTGCCGATGGCTCTCGTGATCGCGGCGGCCGCCTGGTCCGTGGCCTTTGCCATTTACCTCTTCATCTATGCGCCGTGGCTGCTCAAGACCCGTCTCGATGGCAAAGACGGCTGA